One window of the Leucobacter komagatae genome contains the following:
- a CDS encoding Na+/H+ antiporter NhaC family protein, whose amino-acid sequence MSTQSRTEAQPSKRLEFRVGALGAFIAPLIFAIGTFVYFVGFVVLDLTAIAAVGFLGLFVASWLAKGQEKFWNAAIDGIASRTSATLFLLMLLVGVLAQMFKATGVSSGFVWLAQEAHISGGVFVMITFLITCAIALATGSSLGTMLAMFPILYTAGAAIGASPVLLAGAILSGAIFGDNIAPISDTTVISATTQRYRRRAGLADVGGVVRSRLRYALPAAGIAAVAFLVAGLLTSSGSAQSNIVADASPTGLWMLLAIAALILVAFIARDLFLAVGVGLVVGTVVALVTGLATPGQVLGAADGAPTGYITDGLSSMLPLVCLLVAVFAMIGVVESSGMFDRIVEAIISSPRFQSARGAEAAIGLSGALCTVVLAGLNGPGLMFAGPLSDKIGAAVGLHPYRRSNVMDCAAMGVGVIVPIASTFLLVASLGTQGYEGIPELSVFAILGAAFYPFALTAMTVFSIVTGWGRRYEGRDGVELVEPDPEWQAEMTGTLPVVGLERR is encoded by the coding sequence TTGTCAACTCAAAGCCGCACTGAGGCGCAGCCCTCGAAGCGCCTCGAATTTCGCGTCGGCGCGCTCGGCGCGTTCATCGCCCCGCTCATCTTCGCCATCGGAACCTTCGTCTACTTCGTCGGCTTCGTCGTGCTCGACCTGACCGCGATCGCCGCCGTCGGTTTCCTTGGCCTGTTCGTTGCGTCATGGTTGGCGAAGGGTCAGGAGAAGTTCTGGAACGCCGCTATCGACGGCATCGCGTCGCGCACGTCGGCCACGCTGTTCCTGCTCATGTTGCTGGTCGGCGTGCTCGCCCAGATGTTTAAGGCCACGGGCGTGAGCTCGGGCTTTGTGTGGCTCGCGCAGGAGGCGCACATCTCCGGCGGCGTGTTCGTGATGATCACGTTCCTCATCACCTGCGCGATTGCGCTCGCGACGGGGTCGTCGCTCGGCACCATGCTCGCGATGTTCCCGATCCTGTACACGGCGGGCGCCGCGATCGGGGCCTCGCCGGTGTTGCTTGCCGGCGCGATCCTCTCGGGAGCGATCTTCGGCGACAACATCGCGCCGATCTCCGACACGACCGTGATCTCTGCGACGACGCAGCGCTACCGGCGTCGCGCCGGGCTTGCCGACGTCGGCGGAGTCGTGCGTAGCCGCCTCCGCTACGCACTCCCCGCGGCAGGCATCGCGGCGGTCGCGTTTCTTGTCGCCGGTCTCCTCACGTCGAGCGGTTCGGCGCAGTCGAACATTGTCGCCGATGCGAGCCCGACCGGCCTCTGGATGCTGCTCGCCATCGCCGCGCTCATCCTTGTGGCGTTCATTGCCCGCGACCTCTTCCTTGCCGTCGGCGTCGGCCTCGTTGTCGGCACCGTCGTCGCCCTCGTGACGGGCCTCGCAACACCCGGGCAGGTGCTCGGCGCGGCCGACGGCGCCCCGACCGGCTACATCACCGATGGTCTGTCGAGCATGCTGCCGCTTGTCTGCCTGCTCGTCGCGGTGTTCGCGATGATCGGCGTCGTTGAGTCCTCCGGAATGTTTGACCGGATCGTCGAGGCGATCATCAGTTCCCCGCGGTTCCAGAGCGCCCGCGGCGCCGAGGCCGCGATCGGCCTTTCCGGCGCGCTCTGCACGGTCGTGCTTGCTGGCCTCAACGGGCCGGGTCTCATGTTCGCTGGCCCGCTCTCAGACAAGATCGGAGCGGCAGTGGGGCTGCACCCGTACCGCCGCTCAAACGTCATGGACTGCGCCGCAATGGGTGTCGGCGTGATCGTGCCGATCGCGAGCACCTTCCTGCTCGTTGCGAGCCTCGGCACGCAGGGCTACGAGGGCATCCCCGAGTTGAGCGTGTTCGCGATCCTCGGTGCGGCGTTCTATCCGTTCGCGCTCACCGCGATGACGGTGTTCTCCATCGTCACGGGCTGGGGCCGTCGCTACGAGGGCAGGGATGGCGTCGAACTCGTCGAGCCCGACCCCGAGTGGCAAGCGGAGATGACGGGTACGCTTCCCGTCGTTGGTCTGGAGCGGCGCTAG
- a CDS encoding metal-sensitive transcriptional regulator produces MEAVQHTQGSAHGYISDKEKYLQRLKRIEGQARGISRMVDEEKYCIDILTQISALTSALQAVGLGLLDDHLAHCVVDAARKDGPEAQEKLKEASDAIARLVKS; encoded by the coding sequence ATGGAAGCAGTGCAACACACGCAGGGGAGCGCGCACGGGTACATCAGCGATAAAGAGAAGTACCTGCAGCGTCTGAAGCGTATCGAGGGCCAGGCGCGGGGCATCTCTCGCATGGTTGACGAAGAGAAGTACTGCATCGACATCCTCACCCAGATCAGCGCGCTCACGAGCGCGCTGCAGGCGGTCGGTCTTGGCCTGCTCGACGACCACCTGGCGCACTGTGTCGTCGACGCTGCCCGGAAGGACGGGCCGGAGGCGCAGGAGAAGCTCAAGGAGGCGAGCGACGCGATCGCCCGCCTCGTCAAGTCCTAG
- the phnE gene encoding phosphonate ABC transporter, permease protein PhnE, which produces MTAIITPVRPAARTGAKLPLPSRNALTAGALLLALLAVGLWSLSGVGLSWQQIARGVDYAGSFLARAVPFVWPSIPEILWLSALTLAIVFCGTAMAAIISIPVAYLAARNTTPTRWGGALGRFLGVATRAAPDAIMAMIFAMVIGQGALAGVLALGIHSVGMISKLTADAIEQVPDGPRLALRAAGATKSQEFWGAVWPQVLPAFIAIVLHRADINLRVSVILGFVGVAGLGQQLSIAMQTLNYREALPFAIIIFVLCVAFEIVSALIRRFLLGAPVARRTLAHRFVRALPGAEAGAGQDAGPSGKSAAKGRSLGRAAGAGRVPWTADRLKSSALVWGTATLIGVSIALAATQESSFANFWKNLGIAAARLWPPALPPEKWEATAVALTETVQIAFAATLLALAGSLILGVFSARNVAPNPAVRGASRFVLVVIRGLPELLLALFFIILTGLGPGAAVLALAIGGVGLLGKLFADSIEEVDRGPEGALKAVGATRTQVFSAATFPQATPALVGHTLYLLDTNIRSATVLGIVGGGGIGYMLSSAARINQHELLALLLCVLVIVFAVEGLASWIRRLIA; this is translated from the coding sequence GTGACCGCGATCATCACCCCCGTCCGCCCGGCCGCTCGGACGGGCGCGAAGCTCCCGCTCCCATCGCGGAACGCGCTCACCGCCGGGGCCCTGCTCCTCGCCCTCCTCGCGGTCGGGCTGTGGTCGCTGTCTGGCGTTGGGCTGTCGTGGCAGCAGATCGCCCGAGGCGTCGACTACGCGGGCAGCTTCCTCGCACGGGCGGTACCGTTCGTGTGGCCTTCCATCCCCGAGATCCTCTGGCTTTCGGCGCTCACACTCGCCATCGTGTTCTGCGGCACAGCGATGGCAGCGATCATCTCGATCCCGGTCGCGTACCTCGCGGCGCGCAATACGACGCCGACCCGCTGGGGCGGCGCGCTCGGGAGGTTCCTCGGGGTTGCCACCCGCGCGGCTCCCGACGCAATCATGGCGATGATCTTTGCGATGGTGATTGGCCAGGGCGCGCTCGCGGGCGTCCTCGCGCTCGGGATCCACTCGGTCGGCATGATTAGCAAACTCACCGCCGACGCGATCGAGCAGGTACCCGACGGGCCCCGGCTTGCGCTGCGCGCGGCGGGGGCCACGAAATCGCAGGAGTTCTGGGGAGCGGTTTGGCCGCAGGTACTCCCGGCCTTCATCGCGATCGTGCTGCACCGCGCAGACATCAACCTCCGGGTGTCCGTGATCCTCGGGTTCGTCGGCGTCGCGGGGCTCGGCCAGCAACTCAGCATCGCGATGCAGACCCTGAACTATCGCGAGGCGCTGCCGTTCGCAATCATCATCTTCGTGCTCTGCGTCGCCTTCGAGATCGTCTCGGCGCTCATCCGCCGTTTCCTGCTTGGCGCGCCCGTCGCGCGCCGCACGCTCGCGCACCGTTTCGTGCGCGCGCTGCCCGGCGCCGAGGCAGGTGCAGGGCAAGACGCTGGCCCCTCCGGGAAGTCTGCGGCGAAAGGTCGCTCGCTTGGCCGCGCGGCGGGTGCCGGTCGGGTGCCGTGGACAGCGGACCGACTGAAATCTTCGGCGCTCGTCTGGGGCACCGCGACCCTCATCGGCGTCTCGATCGCGCTTGCGGCGACCCAGGAGAGTAGCTTCGCGAACTTCTGGAAGAATCTCGGCATCGCCGCGGCGCGGCTCTGGCCGCCGGCGCTGCCGCCCGAGAAGTGGGAAGCGACGGCGGTCGCGCTCACGGAGACCGTGCAGATCGCCTTCGCGGCGACACTCCTCGCGCTCGCCGGGTCCCTGATCCTTGGCGTGTTTTCTGCGCGAAACGTCGCCCCGAATCCCGCGGTGCGCGGCGCCTCACGGTTCGTGCTCGTCGTGATCCGCGGGCTCCCGGAGCTGCTGCTCGCGCTCTTCTTCATCATTCTCACCGGCCTCGGCCCCGGCGCCGCCGTACTCGCGCTCGCCATCGGCGGTGTCGGTCTGCTCGGCAAGCTGTTCGCGGACTCGATCGAGGAGGTCGACAGGGGCCCCGAGGGTGCCCTCAAGGCAGTCGGCGCGACGCGCACGCAGGTCTTTTCCGCGGCGACGTTTCCGCAGGCGACACCCGCGCTCGTCGGGCACACGCTCTACCTGCTCGACACCAACATCCGCTCAGCGACGGTGCTCGGCATCGTCGGCGGCGGCGGCATCGGCTACATGCTGTCGAGTGCCGCGCGCATCAACCAGCACGAACTCCTCGCCCTGCTGCTCTGCGTGCTCGTGATCGTGTTCGCGGTTGAGGGTCTCGCCTCCTGGATCAGGCGGCTCATCGCCTAG
- a CDS encoding phosphate/phosphite/phosphonate ABC transporter substrate-binding protein → MKKNTLTRGLALVAGITLMGTLAACSAGPAGDGASASEGFAKDADTLVMGMVPDQQSVENTFQPLVDYIAAKTGKKVELIQSTDYAALVEASIAGRIDIGSFSGFTYVAATNGGAELEPLGVTVTKEGEEPGYESLTVVPKGSDIASIADLKGHKVCFVDPGSTSGYLYPSAELLAAGIDPEKDITPVMAGGHDASAQKTAQGVECEAGFAEDAVVETTGIADGLFAEGDLEVINRVTVPGAPIVMSKKLPADTQTELQDLMKNLTLADIEAEGIAVTDAFKAFFYELVPVEDSYYDSVRKVCEQTGAAQCQP, encoded by the coding sequence GTGAAGAAGAACACACTCACCCGCGGGCTCGCGCTCGTCGCAGGCATCACGCTCATGGGCACCCTCGCCGCCTGCTCGGCAGGGCCCGCAGGCGACGGCGCGAGCGCATCCGAGGGGTTCGCGAAAGACGCTGACACGCTCGTCATGGGCATGGTCCCCGACCAGCAGTCAGTCGAGAACACGTTCCAGCCGCTCGTCGACTACATCGCGGCAAAAACCGGGAAGAAGGTTGAGCTCATCCAGTCGACCGACTACGCAGCGCTCGTCGAGGCCTCGATTGCGGGCCGCATCGATATCGGTAGCTTCTCTGGCTTCACCTACGTTGCGGCGACGAACGGCGGTGCTGAGCTCGAGCCGCTCGGCGTGACCGTCACGAAGGAGGGCGAAGAGCCAGGCTACGAGTCGCTCACCGTCGTGCCGAAGGGCTCAGACATCGCCTCGATCGCCGACCTGAAGGGCCACAAAGTGTGCTTCGTCGACCCGGGTTCGACCTCGGGTTACCTCTACCCGAGCGCCGAGCTGCTCGCGGCCGGCATCGACCCTGAAAAGGACATCACGCCGGTCATGGCGGGCGGGCACGACGCATCCGCGCAGAAGACCGCGCAGGGCGTCGAGTGCGAGGCCGGGTTCGCCGAGGACGCCGTCGTCGAGACGACGGGCATCGCCGATGGCCTGTTCGCCGAGGGCGACCTTGAGGTCATCAACCGCGTGACCGTGCCCGGCGCGCCAATCGTGATGTCGAAGAAGCTTCCCGCCGACACGCAGACGGAGCTGCAGGACCTCATGAAGAACCTGACGCTCGCAGACATCGAGGCCGAGGGCATCGCGGTCACCGACGCGTTCAAGGCGTTCTTCTACGAGCTCGTCCCGGTCGAGGACTCGTACTACGACAGCGTCCGCAAGGTCTGTGAGCAGACCGGCGCGGCGCAGTGCCAGCCGTAA
- a CDS encoding GNAT family N-acetyltransferase, with protein sequence MPPIEAPDAFSLYVDTHLARAGDATRSTALAWFRTGAPHEELNGVLYATAAALGDAVAEFGRTPALWHSWPERPEFDVEAQLRARGFEFVEEEPVMTLALGSGSGSPSTARPGPATVRPVETERDLAAWEEIWTGEAPNPVTLRALASAGLGTDRTVHHLLAEVDGVAVGCGAAVVAGRALAVEHIVTAASHRRRGIGSQLAEAALAVGRSHGVRHAILTASPDGAGIYERLGFEAREPVRRFIAPAATG encoded by the coding sequence GTGCCGCCCATCGAAGCCCCAGACGCGTTCTCGCTGTACGTCGATACCCACCTCGCCCGCGCGGGCGATGCGACCCGATCCACGGCGCTCGCCTGGTTCCGAACAGGCGCCCCGCATGAGGAACTCAACGGGGTGCTCTACGCGACCGCGGCAGCACTGGGGGATGCGGTCGCTGAATTTGGTAGGACGCCGGCGCTGTGGCATTCGTGGCCCGAGCGGCCCGAATTCGACGTCGAGGCGCAGCTCCGCGCGCGAGGCTTTGAGTTCGTCGAGGAGGAGCCCGTCATGACGCTCGCCCTGGGCAGCGGGTCCGGGTCCCCCTCCACGGCGCGACCGGGGCCGGCCACCGTTCGCCCCGTCGAAACTGAGCGCGACCTCGCCGCCTGGGAGGAAATCTGGACGGGCGAGGCCCCAAACCCGGTAACGCTTCGCGCCCTCGCGTCGGCGGGGCTCGGCACTGACCGCACAGTCCACCACCTCCTCGCGGAGGTCGATGGCGTCGCCGTCGGGTGCGGCGCGGCCGTCGTCGCCGGGAGGGCCCTCGCTGTCGAACACATCGTGACCGCTGCGTCGCACCGCAGGCGCGGTATCGGCAGCCAGCTGGCCGAAGCAGCGCTCGCAGTCGGGCGCAGCCATGGTGTGCGTCACGCGATCCTCACCGCGTCACCCGACGGCGCCGGGATCTACGAGCGCCTCGGATTCGAGGCACGCGAACCGGTTCGCAGGTTCATCGCCCCGGCCGCGACCGGCTAG
- a CDS encoding cysteine desulfurase-like protein → MSKFGAAIRADFPAVAHELVFLDAPGGTQMPSVVAEAIAKAGTSPISNRSRGSLPGRNADDAVLEFRAAAADLLGADPRGIVQGRSATQLTFDFSRTLGRTWAEGDNIVLSQADHDCNVAPWLIAAERAGVEVRWARLDPETSELPAAQYEALVDDRTKLVAVTAASNLVGTRPDVAAISAIAHSRGALTYVDGVHYTAHAGVDVAAMGADFFVASPYKFFGPHFGMLAASPELLDSLHPDKLRPSPETVPERFELGTLPYEMLAGATAAIDYIASLGGAEGTRRERILSAMREMDDYELELRDAIEAGLAELPGVTCFSRASERTSTLLITIDGIAPLVVEARLRERGFIAQAGHFYAIEVCGALGLGEIGGVRFGLAPYNTREEVDGLLVALSEAIAEGPTAA, encoded by the coding sequence ATGTCCAAGTTCGGCGCAGCGATCCGCGCAGACTTCCCCGCGGTAGCACACGAGCTCGTCTTCCTCGACGCGCCGGGCGGCACACAGATGCCAAGCGTGGTCGCGGAGGCCATCGCGAAAGCGGGCACGTCACCGATTTCAAATCGCAGCCGGGGCTCGCTCCCCGGGCGGAACGCCGACGACGCGGTGCTCGAGTTCCGCGCCGCGGCTGCAGACCTGCTCGGCGCCGACCCGCGCGGCATCGTGCAGGGCCGAAGCGCCACCCAGCTCACCTTCGACTTCTCGCGCACCCTCGGCCGGACGTGGGCCGAGGGTGACAACATCGTGCTGTCGCAAGCCGACCACGACTGCAACGTTGCCCCGTGGCTCATCGCCGCCGAGCGGGCGGGCGTCGAGGTACGCTGGGCGCGGCTCGACCCCGAAACGAGCGAGCTCCCCGCCGCGCAATACGAAGCGCTCGTTGACGACCGCACCAAACTCGTCGCCGTGACGGCCGCATCGAACCTCGTCGGCACTCGACCGGACGTCGCCGCGATCTCCGCGATCGCCCACTCCCGTGGCGCGCTCACCTACGTCGACGGCGTGCACTACACCGCACACGCGGGTGTCGACGTCGCAGCAATGGGAGCAGATTTCTTCGTCGCCTCGCCCTACAAGTTCTTCGGCCCGCACTTCGGCATGCTCGCAGCGTCGCCCGAGCTGCTCGACTCGCTCCACCCCGACAAGCTGCGCCCGTCGCCAGAGACGGTGCCCGAGCGCTTTGAGCTCGGCACGCTCCCCTACGAGATGCTCGCGGGCGCGACTGCCGCGATCGACTACATCGCGAGCCTCGGCGGGGCCGAAGGTACGCGCCGTGAGCGGATCCTGTCAGCCATGCGCGAGATGGATGACTACGAACTCGAACTTCGCGACGCCATCGAGGCAGGCCTCGCCGAGCTTCCGGGAGTCACCTGCTTCTCGCGCGCAAGCGAGCGCACCTCAACGCTGCTCATCACCATCGACGGGATCGCGCCGCTCGTGGTTGAGGCACGGCTGCGCGAGCGCGGATTCATCGCTCAGGCCGGCCACTTCTACGCGATCGAGGTCTGTGGCGCGCTCGGCCTCGGCGAGATCGGCGGCGTGCGCTTCGGCCTCGCGCCGTACAACACCCGAGAGGAGGTCGATGGCCTCCTCGTCGCTCTGAGCGAAGCTATCGCGGAGGGGCCGACGGCCGCCTAG
- a CDS encoding HAD family hydrolase — MIQQPTSPHSGTALGAVLFDLDGTLVDSERSWLEAIRAALTASTGEAPEELVAAFEGVAVDDAGRRLVETYGHAGTPAEVARLLEERSIAAFAGSLRWLAGAEETLHRLRVAGTPIGLVTSSTRTWVSAVDSLAGLGSFDTVVTADDVPKTKPDPEPYARAARALGVAPANCVAFEDSEVGIRSARSAGCTVVRVGEPRPEIDLLADVTIASFAGVTPDWIAALTPRQPLTASIRLTPIHTHSL, encoded by the coding sequence GTGATTCAGCAGCCAACCTCACCCCATTCGGGCACCGCGCTCGGCGCCGTGCTGTTCGACCTTGACGGCACGCTCGTTGACAGCGAGCGGAGCTGGCTTGAGGCGATCCGGGCCGCGCTCACCGCGAGCACCGGGGAAGCCCCCGAAGAGCTCGTCGCGGCGTTCGAAGGGGTCGCCGTTGACGACGCCGGTCGCCGACTGGTCGAGACGTACGGCCACGCTGGCACGCCCGCGGAGGTGGCCCGCTTGCTTGAGGAGCGTTCGATCGCTGCCTTCGCCGGAAGCCTGCGCTGGCTCGCCGGCGCTGAGGAGACCCTGCACCGGCTGCGGGTCGCCGGGACGCCGATCGGGCTCGTGACGAGCTCGACGCGAACCTGGGTCTCGGCGGTTGACAGCCTCGCTGGCCTCGGCAGCTTCGACACCGTCGTCACCGCCGACGACGTGCCGAAGACAAAGCCCGACCCCGAGCCGTACGCGCGTGCTGCCCGAGCGCTCGGCGTCGCGCCGGCGAACTGCGTCGCATTCGAGGATTCCGAGGTCGGCATCCGCTCCGCACGATCCGCCGGCTGCACCGTCGTGCGTGTGGGGGAGCCGCGGCCCGAGATCGATCTCCTCGCCGACGTGACGATCGCGAGCTTCGCGGGCGTTACTCCCGACTGGATCGCCGCGCTCACGCCGCGCCAGCCGCTCACAGCTTCCATCCGACTCACACCGATTCACACTCACTCGCTTTGA
- a CDS encoding GntR family transcriptional regulator — protein MTADSTRSHTAIMRDLLARIVDGEFAPGTTLPSESKLSQHYGAARGTVRNALAALEGRGLVAPVQGSGWVVRSSRQNQSFAELRSFAQWARSKGMTPGGLVRLAEFGEASQGEARSLRVAPSSRVIRVTRTRSLDGRTVMLERTCYPEWIADKVASIPDDEASVVETLRTHFGVDTAHAEHSIDAIPASSADAELLGIRRSSPLLRVRRVSFTRGGAPIEFGEDRYLPDTVTFQVATSSDSNALNRAEFLR, from the coding sequence ATGACGGCCGATTCCACACGCTCGCACACGGCGATTATGCGCGACCTTCTCGCGCGCATCGTTGACGGCGAGTTCGCCCCGGGAACGACGCTGCCGTCGGAATCGAAGCTGAGCCAGCACTACGGCGCCGCGCGCGGCACAGTGCGCAACGCGCTCGCCGCGCTCGAGGGCCGCGGCCTCGTCGCCCCCGTGCAGGGGTCGGGTTGGGTCGTCCGCTCCAGCAGACAGAACCAGTCGTTCGCCGAGCTGCGCTCGTTCGCGCAGTGGGCGCGCAGCAAGGGGATGACTCCCGGAGGCCTCGTGCGGCTCGCGGAGTTCGGCGAGGCGTCTCAGGGCGAGGCGCGCAGCCTGCGCGTGGCTCCGAGCTCCCGCGTCATCCGGGTGACGCGCACGCGCTCGCTCGACGGCCGCACCGTCATGCTTGAACGCACCTGCTACCCCGAGTGGATCGCCGACAAGGTCGCGAGCATCCCCGACGATGAAGCGTCCGTCGTCGAGACACTGCGCACGCATTTTGGCGTCGACACCGCCCACGCCGAGCACTCGATCGACGCGATCCCCGCTTCGAGTGCCGACGCCGAGCTCCTCGGGATCCGCAGGTCAAGCCCGCTCCTCCGGGTTAGGCGCGTGAGCTTCACGCGCGGTGGCGCCCCCATCGAGTTCGGCGAAGACAGGTACCTGCCCGACACCGTAACGTTTCAGGTGGCGACCTCAAGCGACAGCAACGCGCTGAACCGCGCCGAGTTTCTCCGGTAG
- the phnC gene encoding phosphonate ABC transporter ATP-binding protein, producing MHHPAAIQLDTLTKRYGATVALDDVTLDIAPGEQTVLLGLSGSGKSTLLRHLNGLERADSGSVSVLGVHVDAARGRSLRQLRSRIGFVFQQFELVGPRTVLENVLTGALSELRGPRLGLLAYPKALRIRAAELLAEVGLEERAFQRADTLSGGQQQRVAIARALMQEPEILLADEPVASLDPESSQQIMALIQELAERRHLTVVCSLHQVDLALAWGSRIVGLQAGRVVLDAPARDLDEASVMAIYKRGAAGKRADSTGETQRAPQPELSGAAA from the coding sequence ATGCATCATCCCGCCGCCATCCAGCTCGATACCCTCACGAAGCGCTACGGCGCGACCGTCGCGCTCGACGACGTCACCCTCGACATCGCTCCGGGGGAGCAGACGGTTCTTCTTGGCCTTTCGGGGTCGGGGAAGTCGACGCTCCTCCGCCACCTCAACGGGCTCGAACGGGCCGACTCGGGGAGCGTTTCAGTGCTCGGCGTGCACGTCGACGCCGCCCGCGGGCGCTCGCTCAGGCAGCTGCGCAGCAGGATCGGCTTCGTCTTCCAGCAGTTCGAGCTCGTCGGGCCGAGAACGGTGCTCGAGAACGTGCTCACGGGGGCGCTCTCGGAGTTGCGCGGCCCGCGCCTCGGGCTGCTCGCCTACCCCAAAGCGCTCCGCATCCGAGCCGCCGAACTGCTCGCCGAGGTCGGGCTCGAGGAGCGTGCGTTCCAGCGCGCCGACACGCTCTCGGGCGGGCAGCAGCAGCGCGTCGCGATCGCCCGCGCCCTCATGCAGGAGCCCGAGATCTTGCTCGCTGACGAGCCGGTCGCCTCGCTCGACCCCGAATCGTCACAGCAGATCATGGCGCTCATTCAGGAGCTCGCCGAGCGGCGGCACCTCACGGTCGTGTGCAGTCTGCACCAGGTCGACCTCGCGCTCGCGTGGGGGAGCCGTATCGTCGGGCTTCAGGCTGGAAGGGTCGTGCTCGACGCCCCAGCGCGTGACCTCGACGAGGCGTCGGTCATGGCGATCTACAAGCGCGGTGCCGCCGGAAAGCGCGCCGACAGCACCGGGGAGACCCAGCGCGCTCCCCAGCCCGAGCTCAGCGGGGCGGCGGCGTGA
- a CDS encoding Lrp/AsnC family transcriptional regulator produces MNAKRSTFGSLADGLTNDPPIVALDETDIKLLSMLHDNARATLKSLADAVGLTAPAVSERMAQMKQEGVIRGYRVDIDWRALGYTLTTYLSVVIRTGASRDDVVAALQAIPEVEETSVVTGSSDLILLIRTKGFDHLKRIIAEYVWARDDLEFTETRLAFFSESAAGVEQHRLDQILAELRAGDEA; encoded by the coding sequence ATGAACGCGAAGAGGTCGACCTTTGGCAGCCTCGCCGACGGGCTGACGAACGACCCGCCTATCGTCGCGCTCGACGAGACAGACATCAAGCTGTTGTCGATGCTGCACGACAACGCGCGCGCCACGCTCAAGAGCTTGGCAGACGCCGTCGGGCTCACTGCCCCTGCGGTCTCCGAGCGCATGGCCCAGATGAAGCAGGAGGGCGTCATCCGCGGCTACCGCGTTGACATCGATTGGCGCGCGCTCGGCTACACGCTCACCACCTACCTCTCGGTCGTCATTCGTACCGGCGCGAGCCGCGATGACGTTGTGGCTGCGCTGCAGGCGATCCCCGAGGTCGAAGAGACGTCGGTCGTGACGGGGTCCTCCGACCTCATTCTGCTCATCCGTACCAAGGGCTTCGACCACCTGAAGCGCATCATTGCCGAGTACGTCTGGGCGCGGGATGACCTCGAGTTCACCGAGACCCGCCTCGCGTTCTTCTCCGAGAGCGCCGCGGGCGTGGAGCAGCACAGGCTCGACCAGATTCTCGCGGAGCTGCGCGCGGGCGACGAAGCCTAG